Proteins from a genomic interval of Bradyrhizobium sp. CCGB01:
- a CDS encoding CbbQ/NirQ/NorQ/GpvN family protein produces the protein MTAALHALAAPAPELPAYVPSGNECALFEHAWRHRLPVLLKGPTGCGKTRFVAHMAARLGLPLHTVACHDDLTAADLTGRYLLRGGDTVWTDGPLTRAVREGGICYLDEVVEARKDVTVVLHPLTDDRRILPLERTGEELAAPKSFMLVVSYNPGYQTLLKALKPSTRQRFVAIEFGFLPLEQEIAVVAAESGLAPDYVRPLVLLAGRLRALKGHDLEEGVSTRLVVYCATLIAAGASIADAVLAGMIEPLTDDADVKAALLDVARAVIS, from the coding sequence ATGACAGCAGCACTTCACGCCCTGGCGGCACCCGCGCCCGAGCTTCCGGCTTACGTTCCGAGCGGCAACGAATGCGCGCTGTTCGAGCACGCCTGGCGGCATCGGTTGCCGGTTCTCCTCAAGGGGCCGACCGGCTGCGGCAAGACACGCTTCGTCGCCCACATGGCGGCGCGGCTGGGGTTGCCGCTTCATACCGTCGCCTGCCACGACGATCTCACCGCGGCGGATCTCACCGGCCGTTACCTGCTGAGAGGCGGCGACACCGTGTGGACCGACGGTCCGTTGACGCGCGCGGTGCGCGAAGGCGGCATCTGCTATCTCGACGAGGTGGTGGAGGCGCGCAAGGACGTCACGGTGGTGCTGCATCCGCTCACCGACGACCGCCGCATCCTGCCGCTGGAGCGCACCGGCGAGGAGCTGGCTGCGCCGAAGAGCTTCATGCTCGTGGTCTCCTACAATCCCGGTTACCAGACTTTGCTGAAGGCGCTGAAGCCGTCGACGCGGCAGCGCTTCGTCGCCATCGAATTCGGGTTCCTGCCGCTCGAGCAGGAGATCGCGGTGGTCGCGGCCGAGAGCGGGCTCGCGCCCGACTATGTCAGGCCGCTGGTACTGCTAGCCGGTCGGCTGCGGGCGCTGAAGGGACACGATCTGGAGGAGGGCGTCTCGACCCGTCTCGTCGTCTATTGCGCCACCCTGATTGCCGCCGGAGCCTCGATCGCCGATGCCGTGCTGGCCGGCATGATCGAACCGCTAACCGATGACGCCGACGTCAAGGCAGCCCTGCTCGACGTCGCACGCGCCGTGATCTCCTGA